The genomic DNA CGTTTCTTTGAGGTGGAGTTTTTCTTTCTTGAGGCGTGACACCTCAAGATCATCGGAGCCCGGACTGCGTTGTTCTTTCTCAACGGCGTCCGAAAGGGTGTCGTGCTTTTTCTTGAGTTCCTGCAGGTGGGACGTCAAGCTCATGTAGATCCTCCTAACTTCGGTGAATGGTCTTCAAATTTGACCACAGATTTTCGCGTCTGTCACGCTGCAGAGCAGCAATCTGACACAATGCACAAGACACCGCCAAAAGATTGCGGAATAATTAATCGGCAA from Octadecabacter antarcticus 307 includes the following:
- a CDS encoding YdcH family protein, yielding MSLTSHLQELKKKHDTLSDAVEKEQRSPGSDDLEVSRLKKEKLHLKETITRLTSV